From the genome of Xylocopilactobacillus apis:
GAATAATTACTTAATTCCTTTGAGTAAAAAAGGAGATTTGAGTGAAATTTATAATGACATTGTTAAAATGTTGATCCTTATCAAGATGAATAAGGAAAAAGGATTTTATATAAATTTTTTATCAAATGCCTTTACAGCAAAATGGGAATTTACTCTATATAAAACAGAGCAAATTAGGATTAATGCAAAATGGAATAGTAATAGTATTTTTTCTAATAAATTAATAAATGAAATCGATCCGAATTTATATCAAGTCTTGGTTAATAAAACTCATTTTGTGAATCAGTGGGATAATTTGCTGAGAAACCTTAAGCAAGACCTTAAGGCAGTTGGTTATACTGATAGTCTTGATGGGTTTAGCTATTTAGAAAAATTATAACTTGATGATTTTGGCGAGCACTGGAAATTGCCTGAAGTTTTAAACAATAGAACTTAAATAAAATGATAGAGTTAGAAGTATGAATTATAAAAATATTTTTATATCACAGATGAATCTTGGTAAATTTTTAAGTTTTCTTGGTGAATATTTACTTAAAGAATACGATCAAAAATTTTTCTTCGAATTAGTATTTTCTACAAATATTGAAGATGAAAATTATGAATATAACTTTTTTAATAAATATAAAAAAGAAGTAAAAAGTTTCCAATCGATTGGTCAAGAATTATTGTATTTTGAAGATAAAACTCTTTCAAATACTGAATTTATTGACGATATAGTGCATTACCTGGAGCAAGACGGCTTTATCATACTTCATATATTTTTCTCTATTGATGATTTAATGTATTTATACACAAATGGCTTTGAAAAGTACTTTGTTTAGGTTTGAAATCTCTAAACTAGATTGGGAAGTAATCAAACTACCCAATCCTTATTTGTATACAGAAGACTTTTCTGAAAATTTATATCAAGAAATTGATCAAAATTACGATCTAATCAATTTAGGACCGGCTATTATTTCCTTACAAAAACCTTGGCATGTTGAATTCAATTTCATATCTGAGAAACAATATGCAGATGATTTAGTGTTTGATAAAAAGAACGAAGTATTTATTGAATTTAATAAAATTATTTCTGACATCGGTAAGTTGCTTTGTAGGTGTGATTAGGAGCAAATAGAACTAGAAACCGATTTGCGTTGTAATAAAAAAGGAGTAAACATGTTTGTATCGAAATATGAAACGCCTGAAAATTTAGATAAGTTAATTGAAAAAATCGAAACAGACACGCAAATAAAGTTTAGTAAAAGCTATTTAAATTTTCTGAAAAGGTTTAATGTCGTTGAATTTGATGGAAATTATAATATTAAATCAGGAAAAGAGAGTATTTCTATTGAAACTATATTTGGTTTTTCAAAGCAGGAAGAGGAAGATATAGAGTCTGTTAGCCGTTTTTATAGAAATAGAATTCCTTCTTCTTATTTGCCAGTGGCTTCGATTAACTCAGAAGATATAGTTTGCATAAATTCTCAAGGAAAGATATATCATTGGAACCATGAAATAAATGATTTGTATTTTAATAAAGAGCCTAACAGTTATCAGCCGCAGAATGAAAAATTGTCTTTAATTGCAGAATCATTTGATGATTTTTTAAAGTTAATATTTTTAAGTAAAGAAACACAACCAGAAGAAAGATACGATGTTTATATGGATTCAACAGTCCCTTTCCCGGATAAAGTTCTTGGAATATTTTTTGAAAACCCGAAATTGTTCTTTTCAAATAATACTGGAAATCGAGTGCAAATATATTTGAAAAAATTAGAGCTTTCAGAAAAAGGTCAAGAACTATTAACTTTATTAAGGAAAGAAAATTTACTGTAATCCTGAAGGAAATGCTTTAGGTAATATATTTTTCTGATGTTTAAAGGCAAGGAGGGGTTTATGACCCTTGATGATGAAATAAGAATAAAGATTTCTCAATTATTAGATCCTCCTGAAATGGTTGATAGCTGGAAGAGAATTGCTGATAATCTTTCTGATTCTTTTGACTGGAAGGGAACGAAAATTGATTGGTCAAAGACAATTAATCATAAGAGTAGTCAACTTTTGGGAAATTACCCTGATTGGTTATCTACAATAAGAAAGTTTATTGCTGACGATGATATAAATGTTGAGATAAAAAAGAGTCAAAAAATTTATTATATAAATGATTCGTCTTTAGATTTTGCAGTTTGTTTAACACTTAAGCAATTTAATAAATTTCTTGCTTTTGCTATAGAAAATATTCCTCAGCATCACTATTTTTTTGATTTTTTGAATAAATGGTGCCTTGTTATAAGTTTTGAGGGATATGTCGATTTTTGTTTATCTCAGAAGAAAATCAGCTTAATACATTGATGTCTTAGGGTTAGGATGTGAAAATGGACGCAACGATTGTAAAGAAAATTGATGAAGGACTTCATTTTGAGGCTAAGAAGTGGGCAAAAGATATATTTAAATGTAACATCCCAGAAAAAGCAGCTTCAGAGCTGATTGATCTTGGAAGAGTTCACTTTGAGTTGGGAGAAGATAACGAGGCTTACGAATGTTTTCTTAAAGCTTATGACAAAGATCAGGCTTTCAAGGAATATGATGATAAATATTGGGAGTTTTTTAAGTCAATACATTATCTAGGAGAAGAAGTTGATAGATTTAAGAGCAGATATCATTCCCTATAATTCGATAGGCAATATTATTATCGGAAATAACATTAGTGATTATATTGAAGAAATGTATGCAAAGTATAATGTGGTATCAGAGAGTTTCACCTTGCTTGATGGCACGGAAAGAATTGTATTTTCGCTCAACGACATAATAAAAATAACTACCTTATCAAGTGAGACAATAGTTGCGATTAGTTGTAATGAACAATATCACGGTTTCTATAAAAATAAACTTTCCACAGGATTATCTATGATAGAAATTGTAAAATTAACATCTCGACAACGAATATTTTATGGTCATCTTATCATTGATGATGAGTTTGGTTTGGCCTTTATATTGCCTACACCATACGATGAGATAGCAGATAGCATTAAAGATATACCGTGCAATTTGACTTTGAATGAAATTTACGTTTCTGATTTTTCAGTATGGAATTTAAAAACTAATTAATTTTTTAGTGCAACTAGTTAAAACCTCTTAGGAGAATATAGGATGAAAAATTTTCAACTTTATTACGGATGATTATCGACAAAGTTTACTTTTGTTGGGCTTTTACTATTGATGCGATTAAATCAATAATGGATAAAGATAGAAAAACTGGTGAATCTGCAGAGGGGATCTTCTTCTGGGCTTGTGATGTGATCATTTTAGATCAGATTGACGTTCAGCAAAAAGTTCATTTCTTAATAAAACTGATATTAAAAATTTAACTTTACGGATACGCCAGTCTAATGTTTGAATAAGAGTTGTTGCTACAACACATGGGACTTCTGATAGAGTTCCCGTGCTGATTGGACAGCAAATCAGCACGATATAGTTGCATTTTGAAAATTAATAGGTAAATTCAGAATCTGAGATAGAGGGTAATTTATCGGCATGAGCATTGATTTTATCAATGTCTTCTAATAAAGCTTCCTCAGTTAATGATTGGTGTTTTTTTACAATTAGCTCAGTGCCAGAAACAACAATGTCAATTTTATCACCGACGTGAAGTGAGATCTGAGATGCTATATCGCTGGTTAACCTAATACCTAACGAATTGCCCTACTTAAGGATTTAATTGCTGGTGACATATTTTAACTCCTCTTGTATATAGAATGACTATACTATAGTGCTGATTGAAAAAATAGAAATGATTTGTTACAAAATGTTATCTTTTAAATATGATAAATTCCAATCAGTTAAGACCTAAGGTGAAGTGCCTCATAATTGTTAGACAAATACTAACGATTGTGAGGCACTTTTTATGACTAAATATTCTGTTGAATTGAAGATTAAAAAGATTATGAAAATCAGTGATCTTCCAACACTAATGTCTGTTTCAAGAATATTGATATTATTGGATCAAACACTTCAGATCCGAGGAATTATTAATAGATGTAGAGGATATTTAATATGATTTATGAATTAAAGATTTACGCTAGTTATCCAAATAATTATTGGTTTAAATTTAAGAATAACCAGTTTTCGTTAAAATCGAAAGTTAGTTTAAAAAAATTATTTTCCTTCGATGTATTTTTCAGTGATGGTCCAGCTTTTATCTCACCGCGACTTGCATCGTTAATAGATGAAACTAATTCAGATGTTCAGTTAATCGAGGTAAATGTTTCGGTTAATGGTGTTAATTATCAAGGTTATAAAATGGTGAAAATTGTTAGGAAAGTTTCTGCGATAGATCTAGAAGCTTCAGAAAGTGAGCCGATTTTAAGTTATCTTCCTGATGGCCCTAAAAAATTTAGAAGAATAGTTTTTAAAGAAGACGTGAGTGAGGACTTTTGGATTGCCAGATGCCAGGAATATCCATCTTGTATTATTGTTTCCGATCAAAGCCGAAATTTTCTTCTGACAAATGACGTTATAGGGATCGAACTAAAAGATATCAAATAAATTCGGGGCAAAATCATGGTGTTATTTATGGAAGAGATATTTACATAGCGAACTTCGACTAGAAGATTACATGAGAGATCGATTGTAGATCTAATTCTTTCAACACATCTTTATGGGAATAAATGATCGGATTTTCTTCAAAATCTTCAATTGCTTTATTGTAAAGTTTTAAATCTATTTCAGATTCAATTTTTTCAAGAGCCGATTCTTTGAAAAATTCATTGATAGTTAATCCATTAAGTTTAGCGTAATCACGAAATAGTTGATCTTCTTCTTTATTAAAATGCAGTGATATTGTTGGCACAATTATAGAAAATTTCCTTTTTTAGGTATGCTACAAGAGACAAGGTAATTTGTCTAGTAGATTATTAGTACAATTTGATACAATTTTAAGGAGGTTGTCAGATGAATGAAGTAAATATTCAGATTTGGATTGGCAATAATTTTGCTGCGGAAGATAAATATCTAAAATATTTTGAGCAAAATGAGGATGCTAATCCGCTAGATCCTAATTATGTTGAAGAATGTCAGTTTCTTGCCAATATTGGTGACATCTGGTTCGACCCGAATTTTATGGTTATTCCCAAAAGATTTGCTGAATCGCAAGATATTCAAACGATTATCGATATTATTAAAGTGGATGAAGCAGAAAAAGCCAAAATTCACCAGGTGTGTGAAATCTTGGAAATTACGGAGGCTAATGCCGTTTTTTGGTACGTTAACGCTGACCTTGAAGTCGAGTTGGAGGTTGAAAAACCTTATCGAGAAAACTACAACGGTTTAAAATATATCGGAAATTTTTGTGCAGGAAGCATTTATGAAGAAAAAACTTTAACGCATCAAGCAACCGAACAGCATGTATGGCTTGGAAGCAATTTTAACAAAGAATACGATGAGTATTTCGAGCTAGATCGTCCGAATAATTTTTGTCATGATTTAGGGATTAGTTGGTATGATGAAGATTTCATCGGTTATCCGAAACCTTTGAAAAAAGAAGTCACGGTTTCAAAACTAGTGAACAAGCTGTTAGGACCTGGGATGCCGTGTGAACAAGAAATCGTAGAGAGCTGCCATCGACTAGGCATCGATAATGGTAACACCTTATTTTGGTATGATGCTAATCAGTTAGGTTTTAATCCGCCAGAGCGCGACAATTATAACGGATTAAAGTACATTGGCAAATTTAGTTTTTAAGAGAGGTGCCCTCATGTCAACAACTGAAATTAAGATCGGACTAGATGAGTTAGAAAAAAGAAAATTAGAGAAAAATGCCAATTCCATGGGGCTTAGTGTAGAAGAAGTTATTAAATTGATGATTGATCAATTTAATCGTAGCTGTCGGATCAAACGTAAAGATAGCTTGGATGATTTTCTACTCTTCCTCGTGAGGTTGAAGAGGCGATGTGGATTGTTAAGGCTGAAGAATTTGGTTTAATTAAAGATACTAGTGAAGAAGTACATGATATTGAAAGTTTACGCCGACGATGGTTGGACAAATAAAACAGAGATTGGCAGATGAAAAACGATTTCGAAAAAGAACTCCAAATTTTTCTAAAAGAGCATCTTAGTGTGCCAGCAAGTTTTAAAGTAAATCTCCATCAAGTAATAATCGATGATCGATCTGGGACCAAAGCTGAAATTAATTTTACTTATTTAAATATTTCGATGGAATATTCGATTAGTATGAATGTGTCTTCAAAACGAATTCAAAAATTTATTGAGCAGATCAATCCTCCTTATCCTTCGAATATTTCAGCGTCAAACCTCGTTTACTATTCTTATTATCTGAATGAAAAACAGTATTTTCCGTTAATGCTTCCGACGACTGAAGCTGGAAAAAAACGAACTTTCGAAAATTTTCTGAAAGTTTTCCAATCAATTTACATTCCACGGGTGTTTAATTTAATTGAATTAAACGAACAGTTAATCAATGATGTGAAAGAAAGTCCCAGGAATTATTCGTATCCGTTTTTGATTGTGATGGCTGCACTAAATCATAATAAATCGATTGAAGTCGATCTAGACTAACTGCTAAGAAAAAAGTATTTAGGGTTTGAGAATAATCTGGATCTTAAAATGGAGTTTAATCGTCAATTGGTGAGAAACGAATATGATGATGTTTGATGATTTTATAAAGCATGGGATTACGTGCGTGAAGTTTGGTATAGTTTTTCAGATCTTGCCAGAAATTTCAGTAATTATAATGTTTGTCCAATTAATGATGCTGAGGGACAATTTGGCATCTTTGTTGAGGGGGCAGAAATAATTTTTGATAATAATTTATTAGTTAATGTTCAATACGAAATTGATCGATCTGATGAATTATCTTTCAATAGACACAAAATTCGGTCAACGACGACGGTCGATGAGTTTCGCAAGTTACGCAAAGATTCTCAAATTATTTTGGTTACTGAAAATTTATACTTTGATGAAAGCAACAAGTACTTTTTTACGGCGATGCAGGTTGAGCGATGATGGAATATTTAAAATCAGTATTTAAGAAGCTAGATTTCTTTTTCTACGGAAATGAGGTTAAGAGTTTAACTTTTTTTAGCGATCAAGACGGTGATCGATTGGGAGATTTAGTATATCTTGGAAATGTTGGGATTTTTGTTGACGGAGTGAATCCGTATTTTTCTAATTTTTGGCCGGATGAAGTTGATGTTTTTAACCTTTATGCAAAATATAACGAATTAAAACGATTGGAAAAGCAGTTAGATCCATTCGTGATTCAAACAATTAGAACTTTTCACAGTCGAGTTTATCATGAACAGTGGGGGCTTTATCTTGCCGATTTTGACGAACAAAATTCGGTTTTTATTATTTTCCAAGGCGACCAATTAATCGTATATGATCGTATTACAGATAATTTAAAGCAGATTCCTTTGAATGATCTAGTTTGCTACGAAAGACGAGAGTCATCAGAATGGAGAGAAGTTTAAAAAGTTGAATTGATGGAAATAAAGAGAGAAAATACGATTGTTTGTAGAATCCGTTCTTAGTGTTATAATAAAACCATAAAAAAAGAACCAGTGCGTTAACACTAGTTCTCAGCAGATCCGTCATAGACGGTGACGCAAACTAAATGTTTAATTAGATAACCATCAGCTTGTTGGAGCTAAGACGGTTATTTTTTTTGATTTTTAATCAAATCAATTACAACAGTAATTAGCATTAAGGTAAAAGTACCAAAAGCTAACATTAGTTGTATTGCGTCCGCATTGGACACGTTAGCTCTCCTTTCTTTGGAATTTTTGAGTGATTCATAAGCATCACCTCCTCAGAAAGTAAGCGCCACCGTCTTAACTTATCTGCAAAAAATATCATAACATTAAGTTTGGTTGATTTTGAATTTTTAGGTAAAAATGTACCATATGACAACTATCAAAAGTTAATTTAATATATCAAATGAGGATTTTTTGAACACAAATAACATTACAAAAGATTTTTTAACTATTTATTGGGACTCAATCGTCGGAGACGTACCAGGTCAAACCTTCTATGTTTGGGGTAGTGAACTAGATTTTCCGCTTAGTTTCTGGAAAAAAGGGACAGTCGTCAAAAAGAATAAATTATTCGGCGATGATTGGGTCGTTTGGGTCTGGGATCTAAAAGTAAGTAGTTTTCCTAAAGACTGGCGTAAAGCAATGAGAGAAACGCTTCTATATTTTAGTGAAGAAGCTGGCTTAAGCTGGTGCAGTTTGGAAGGATACTTTGAAGATCCGCCGTCGCTCTTTAACCCCGAAATGTCGGAAGGCTATTATGCTTATGCTATCAAGGACGATTTTGTCTGCCACACAGATCTTGATTGCACTTATACTTCACTTTCCAAACAAGACTTAATGAGACTTAAAGGGTTAATATAAATGCCAGATTGCAAAATACTTGATTTATTATTAAAAGGTAATTCTGTGATTAAAGAAATCCCAAGCAATAATCCTGATGATGTAATGTGGCTTGAGATCTCACTGCAAGATGATTTGAAGCCAACTTATTCGTTTCGTCGTGATCACTACGCAAGAGTAGAGCCGAATTTTTTTAACAGTTGTCCGATTGAAAAGGCTAAATTCAAATTGCGGGAGTCGGCATTTATAAGATCAGATTTAGAACAAGGATTTGATCCATCATATGAGCGAGTTGGTCAATTTTTTTACCTAAACTCTCTCGCTGAGTTAGAGGATTATTTGAAAAATAGAAACTTGGATTTGGATCGCTTTCAGTCTGTTTCGGAAGTAGAATTATATCC
Proteins encoded in this window:
- the relB gene encoding type II toxin-antitoxin system RelB family antitoxin — protein: MPTISLHFNKEEDQLFRDYAKLNGLTINEFFKESALEKIESEIDLKLYNKAIEDFEENPIIYSHKDVLKELDLQSISHVIF
- a CDS encoding putative holin-like toxin; this encodes MSNADAIQLMLAFGTFTLMLITVVIDLIKNQKK
- a CDS encoding immunity 22 family protein, with product MNEVNIQIWIGNNFAAEDKYLKYFEQNEDANPLDPNYVEECQFLANIGDIWFDPNFMVIPKRFAESQDIQTIIDIIKVDEAEKAKIHQVCEILEITEANAVFWYVNADLEVELEVEKPYRENYNGLKYIGNFCAGSIYEEKTLTHQATEQHVWLGSNFNKEYDEYFELDRPNNFCHDLGISWYDEDFIGYPKPLKKEVTVSKLVNKLLGPGMPCEQEIVESCHRLGIDNGNTLFWYDANQLGFNPPERDNYNGLKYIGKFSF
- a CDS encoding SMI1/KNR4 family protein — protein: MFVSKYETPENLDKLIEKIETDTQIKFSKSYLNFLKRFNVVEFDGNYNIKSGKESISIETIFGFSKQEEEDIESVSRFYRNRIPSSYLPVASINSEDIVCINSQGKIYHWNHEINDLYFNKEPNSYQPQNEKLSLIAESFDDFLKLIFLSKETQPEERYDVYMDSTVPFPDKVLGIFFENPKLFFSNNTGNRVQIYLKKLELSEKGQELLTLLRKENLL
- a CDS encoding imm11 family protein — its product is MIYELKIYASYPNNYWFKFKNNQFSLKSKVSLKKLFSFDVFFSDGPAFISPRLASLIDETNSDVQLIEVNVSVNGVNYQGYKMVKIVRKVSAIDLEASESEPILSYLPDGPKKFRRIVFKEDVSEDFWIARCQEYPSCIIVSDQSRNFLLTNDVIGIELKDIK